In Nocardioides faecalis, the following proteins share a genomic window:
- a CDS encoding DedA family protein, with amino-acid sequence MSDAAAALASLASAANGTGEGGEDLTGIAGWAVDLMEKLGPAGAGLAIALENLFPPLPSEIILPLAGFTASRGEFSLIEALLWTTAGSVVGAVALYWIGVLIGRDRVYWVWDRLPLTKTSDLERTEIWFARHGKKTVFFGRMIPIFRSLISLPAGVERMPFSIFLLLTTAGSAIWNTVFVLAGYQLGEQWHRVEDYAGTFQKLVIVAVVAAVCWWLVLRVRSMVRTRREGGGGGGA; translated from the coding sequence GTGAGCGACGCTGCAGCAGCGCTCGCGTCCCTCGCCTCCGCCGCGAACGGCACGGGCGAGGGCGGCGAGGACCTCACCGGGATCGCCGGCTGGGCCGTCGACCTGATGGAGAAGCTCGGCCCGGCCGGGGCCGGTCTCGCCATCGCCCTGGAGAACCTGTTCCCCCCGCTGCCCAGCGAGATCATCCTGCCGCTGGCCGGGTTCACCGCGAGCCGCGGCGAGTTCTCCCTGATCGAGGCCCTGCTGTGGACCACCGCCGGCTCGGTGGTCGGTGCCGTCGCGCTCTACTGGATCGGCGTGCTGATCGGCCGCGACCGCGTCTACTGGGTCTGGGACCGGTTGCCGCTGACCAAGACCAGCGACCTGGAGCGCACCGAGATCTGGTTCGCCCGGCACGGCAAGAAGACGGTCTTCTTCGGCCGGATGATCCCGATCTTCCGCAGCCTGATCTCCCTGCCCGCCGGCGTGGAGCGGATGCCGTTCTCGATCTTCCTGCTGCTGACCACCGCCGGCAGCGCGATCTGGAACACCGTCTTCGTGCTCGCCGGCTACCAGCTCGGCGAGCAGTGGCACCGGGTCGAGGACTACGCCGGCACGTTCCAGAAGCTCGTCATCGTCGCCGTGGTCGCCGCCGTGTGCTGGTGGCTGGTGCTGCGGGTGCGTTCGATGGTCCGCACCCGGCGCGAGGGCGGCGGAGGCGGCGGGGCCTGA
- a CDS encoding TrmH family RNA methyltransferase — protein MPHGAPQVGVGPWPGPWPSGPGAEVYDEQLLAEGDRRNVVDRYRYWSVEAIVADLDTRRHGFHVAIENWQHDFNIGTIVRSANAFLAAEVHIVGNRRWNRRGAMVTDRYQHVRHHPSVAELHEYLAVGGRDGGAAVPLLGIDNLPDSEHLETMTLPRRVCFLFGQEGPGLSAAARETCDGTFSIAQFGSTRSINASAAAAIAMHSWIVQHADLGSDEAWRG, from the coding sequence ATGCCGCACGGTGCCCCCCAGGTGGGGGTGGGGCCCTGGCCGGGCCCGTGGCCGAGCGGCCCCGGCGCCGAGGTGTACGACGAGCAGCTGCTCGCCGAGGGCGACCGCCGCAACGTGGTGGACCGTTACCGGTACTGGTCGGTGGAGGCGATCGTCGCCGACCTCGACACCCGCCGGCACGGCTTCCACGTCGCGATCGAGAACTGGCAGCACGACTTCAACATCGGCACCATCGTGCGCTCGGCGAACGCGTTCCTGGCCGCCGAGGTGCACATCGTGGGCAACCGGCGCTGGAACCGGCGCGGTGCGATGGTCACCGACCGCTACCAGCACGTGCGGCACCACCCGAGCGTGGCCGAGCTGCACGAGTACCTCGCCGTCGGTGGTCGCGACGGCGGCGCGGCGGTGCCACTGCTGGGCATCGACAACCTGCCCGACTCGGAGCACCTGGAGACGATGACGCTGCCGCGCCGCGTGTGCTTCCTGTTCGGCCAGGAGGGCCCGGGGCTCTCCGCGGCCGCCCGCGAGACCTGCGACGGCACCTTCTCCATCGCCCAGTTCGGCTCCACCCGCTCCATCAACGCCTCCGCCGCCGCGGCGATCGCGATGCACTCCTGGATCGTCCAGCACGCCGACCTTGGCAGCGACGAGGCCTGGCGCGGCTGA
- a CDS encoding DedA family protein — protein sequence MALYDVSTMLSGAVGHLAPMFLGIDWLDPEWLLERFGAEFLWISLLILFVECGLFFPFLPGDALLFAFGIFVATERLDVFPGSPLLELFLGIALLVAAGFAGNVAGYEIGRKIGPRIYARDGRLFKQRYIDETQVFFDVHGNKALVLGRFVAFVRTYITVVAGVTGMDRRRFYTWSAIGAFLWVASISMLGYFLGKRVPWLGDNIDYVILAIIGFGGILMVIEAIRRRRTDAPEAEDRDHDGRPDRDIAGFPVKPRPHED from the coding sequence GTGGCCCTGTACGACGTCTCGACGATGCTTTCGGGCGCGGTTGGGCACCTGGCTCCGATGTTCCTCGGTATCGACTGGCTCGACCCGGAGTGGCTGCTGGAGCGATTCGGTGCCGAGTTCTTGTGGATCAGCCTGCTGATCCTCTTCGTGGAGTGCGGGCTGTTCTTCCCGTTCCTGCCCGGTGACGCCCTGCTGTTCGCGTTCGGCATCTTCGTCGCCACCGAGCGACTCGATGTCTTCCCCGGCTCCCCGCTGCTGGAGCTGTTCCTGGGCATCGCGCTGCTCGTCGCCGCCGGGTTCGCCGGCAACGTGGCGGGCTATGAGATCGGCCGCAAGATCGGGCCGAGGATCTATGCCCGCGACGGCAGGCTGTTCAAGCAGAGATACATCGACGAGACCCAGGTCTTCTTCGACGTGCACGGCAACAAGGCGCTCGTGCTGGGCCGTTTCGTCGCTTTCGTGCGCACCTACATCACCGTCGTCGCCGGTGTCACCGGCATGGACCGGCGCCGCTTCTACACCTGGAGCGCGATCGGCGCGTTCCTGTGGGTCGCCTCGATCTCGATGCTCGGCTACTTCCTGGGCAAGCGGGTGCCCTGGCTGGGCGACAACATCGACTACGTGATCCTGGCGATCATCGGCTTCGGCGGGATCCTCATGGTCATCGAGGCCATCCGGCGGCGTCGTACCGACGCCCCCGAGGCCGAGGACCGCGACCACGACGGCCGCCCGGACCGCGACATCGCCGGCTTCCCGGTCAAGCCCCGCCCGCACGAGGACTGA
- the ilvA gene encoding threonine ammonia-lyase IlvA produces the protein MPDLLQTPTLPTATDVDAAASLLGPVIAPTPLQRAHRLSALTGLDVWLKREDLTPVRSYKARGAYTVLAGLSEEQRARGVTCASAGNHAQGVAFACARAGVHATIFLPRTTPRQKRDRVAALGGEQVEVVIAGEAYDDAAVAAADFAAASGATAIPAFDHPGIIAGQGTVVAEVLAQAGELGWQPDALVLPVGGAGLIAGSLTVLAERLPGVQVVAAEPSGATSLAAALEAGGPVELDHVDPFVDGAAVRRVGELTYAAVAAARDAVKLSTASVPEGLICVEMLDLYQVDGIIAEPAGALAATALRLPEVVDTLPAGGHVVVVVSGGNNDVSRYADIVERALIHEGLKHYFLVEFPQEPGALRRFLDEVLGPDDDITLFEYTKRNNRETGPALVGIEMQDPNDLGPLLERMACSRLRVEKVAPDSPLFGFVS, from the coding sequence GTGCCTGACCTCCTCCAGACGCCCACGCTTCCCACCGCCACCGACGTCGACGCCGCGGCGAGCCTGCTCGGACCGGTCATCGCGCCGACCCCGCTGCAGCGCGCGCACCGGCTCTCCGCGCTGACCGGGCTCGACGTCTGGCTCAAGCGCGAGGACCTCACCCCGGTGCGCTCCTACAAGGCCCGCGGCGCCTACACGGTGCTCGCCGGGCTGAGCGAGGAGCAGCGCGCCCGCGGCGTGACCTGCGCCAGCGCCGGCAACCACGCCCAGGGGGTGGCGTTCGCCTGCGCCCGGGCCGGCGTGCACGCCACCATCTTCCTGCCCCGCACCACGCCCCGGCAGAAGCGCGACCGGGTCGCCGCGCTCGGCGGTGAGCAGGTCGAGGTCGTCATCGCCGGGGAGGCGTACGACGACGCCGCGGTCGCCGCCGCCGACTTCGCCGCCGCCTCCGGCGCCACCGCCATCCCCGCCTTCGACCATCCCGGCATCATCGCCGGGCAGGGCACCGTCGTCGCCGAGGTGCTGGCCCAGGCCGGCGAGCTGGGTTGGCAGCCCGACGCCCTGGTGCTGCCCGTCGGCGGCGCCGGGCTGATCGCGGGGTCGCTGACCGTCCTCGCCGAGCGGCTGCCCGGGGTGCAGGTCGTCGCCGCGGAACCCTCCGGCGCCACCTCGCTGGCCGCGGCGCTCGAGGCCGGCGGACCGGTCGAGCTGGACCACGTCGACCCGTTCGTCGACGGCGCCGCCGTGCGTCGCGTCGGCGAGCTGACCTACGCCGCCGTGGCCGCCGCCCGCGACGCCGTGAAGCTGTCCACCGCGTCGGTGCCCGAAGGGCTGATCTGTGTGGAGATGCTCGACCTCTACCAGGTCGACGGCATCATCGCCGAGCCCGCCGGTGCGCTCGCCGCCACCGCGCTGCGGCTGCCCGAGGTGGTCGACACGCTGCCGGCGGGCGGTCACGTCGTGGTCGTGGTCTCCGGCGGCAACAACGACGTCTCCCGCTACGCCGACATCGTCGAGCGGGCGCTGATCCACGAGGGCCTCAAGCACTACTTCCTGGTCGAGTTCCCCCAGGAGCCCGGTGCGCTGCGCCGGTTCCTCGACGAGGTGTTGGGGCCCGACGACGACATCACGCTGTTCGAGTACACCAAGCGCAACAACCGGGAGACCGGGCCGGCGCTGGTCGGCATCGAGATGCAGGACCCGAACGACCTCGGACCGCTGCTGGAGCGGATGGCGTGCTCCCGGCTGCGGGTGGAGAAGGTGGCTCCGGACAGCCCGCTGTTCGGCTTCGTGTCCTGA
- the fbaA gene encoding class II fructose-bisphosphate aldolase — MPIATPEKYAEMLDAAKAGAFAFPAINVSSSQTLNAALKGFADAGSDGIIQISTGGAEYLSGPSVKDMITGSVAFAAYAAEVAKNYPVQIALHTDHCPENKLDGFVRPLLEISAERVKGGQAPLFQSHMWDGSAVPLEENLRIAEDLLARAAAANIVLEIEVGVVGGEEDGIVGAIDEKLYTTPEDALATVRALGIGEKGRYLTALTFGNVHGVYKPGNVKLRPEILKTAQEAVVAELGLEAGAKPFDLVFHGGSGSTAEEIAAAVDYGVVKMNIDTDTQYAFTRPAADHMFRNYDGVLKIDGEVGDKKAYDPRSWGKAAEAGMAARIVEACEHLRSAGKTIS; from the coding sequence ATGCCCATCGCCACCCCCGAGAAGTACGCCGAGATGCTCGACGCCGCGAAGGCCGGTGCGTTCGCGTTCCCCGCGATCAACGTCTCGTCCTCGCAGACCCTCAACGCGGCCCTCAAGGGCTTCGCCGATGCCGGCTCCGACGGCATCATCCAGATCTCCACCGGTGGTGCGGAGTACCTGTCCGGCCCCTCGGTCAAGGACATGATCACCGGCTCGGTCGCGTTCGCGGCCTACGCCGCGGAGGTCGCCAAGAACTACCCGGTGCAGATCGCCCTGCACACCGACCACTGCCCCGAGAACAAGCTGGACGGCTTCGTCCGCCCGCTGCTCGAGATCTCCGCGGAGCGGGTCAAGGGCGGCCAGGCGCCGCTGTTCCAGTCGCACATGTGGGACGGCTCCGCGGTGCCGCTGGAGGAGAACCTGCGCATCGCCGAGGACCTGCTCGCCCGCGCCGCGGCTGCGAACATCGTCCTCGAGATCGAGGTCGGCGTCGTCGGTGGCGAGGAGGACGGCATCGTCGGCGCGATCGACGAGAAGCTCTACACCACCCCCGAGGACGCGCTGGCCACCGTCCGCGCGCTCGGCATCGGCGAGAAGGGCCGGTACCTGACCGCCCTGACCTTCGGCAACGTGCACGGCGTCTACAAGCCCGGCAACGTGAAGCTGCGCCCCGAGATCCTCAAGACCGCCCAGGAGGCCGTCGTCGCCGAGCTCGGCCTCGAGGCCGGCGCGAAGCCGTTCGACCTGGTCTTCCACGGCGGCTCGGGCTCCACCGCCGAGGAGATCGCGGCCGCCGTCGACTACGGCGTGGTGAAGATGAACATCGACACCGACACCCAGTACGCCTTCACCCGGCCCGCCGCGGACCACATGTTCCGCAACTACGACGGCGTGCTCAAGATCGACGGCGAGGTCGGCGACAAGAAGGCCTACGACCCGCGCTCGTGGGGCAAGGCCGCCGAGGCCGGCATGGCCGCGCGCATCGTGGAGGCCTGCGAGCACCTGCGCTCGGCCGGCAAGACGATCAGCTGA
- the pyrE gene encoding orotate phosphoribosyltransferase, which translates to MTTTDTDLAADIDATCRLTGEFTLRSGQVSNEYFDKYLFEADPQLLARVAREVAQLLPAEVDLLGALEMGGIPIATAVSQLVGIPVVFVRKKAKEYGTAKLAEGPAFAGKKVVLIEDVITTGGAVRDATSALRAGGAVVETVICAIDRSPGEENPLADVGLQVRAVLTKAELDAARATA; encoded by the coding sequence GTGACGACCACGGACACCGACCTCGCCGCCGACATCGACGCCACCTGCCGCCTGACGGGGGAGTTCACGCTGCGCTCGGGCCAGGTGAGCAACGAGTACTTCGACAAGTACCTGTTCGAGGCCGACCCGCAGCTGCTCGCCCGGGTCGCCCGCGAGGTCGCGCAGCTGCTGCCCGCCGAGGTCGACCTGCTCGGCGCCCTGGAGATGGGCGGCATCCCGATCGCCACCGCCGTCAGCCAGCTGGTCGGCATCCCGGTGGTGTTCGTGCGCAAGAAGGCCAAGGAGTACGGCACCGCCAAGCTCGCCGAGGGGCCCGCCTTCGCCGGCAAGAAGGTCGTGCTGATCGAGGACGTGATCACCACCGGTGGTGCGGTGCGCGACGCCACGAGCGCGCTGCGCGCCGGCGGCGCCGTCGTGGAGACCGTGATCTGCGCGATCGACCGCAGCCCCGGCGAGGAGAACCCGCTGGCCGACGTCGGCCTGCAGGTGCGCGCGGTGCTGACCAAGGCCGAGCTCGACGCGGCCCGGGCTACCGCGTGA
- a CDS encoding SigE family RNA polymerase sigma factor, producing MRRTEREAAYVEFATARRDRLRRIAYGMCGDWHRADDLVQNALVKLYVAWPRVHRSGTEDAYVRRVLFNAAIDDSRRAVRRERPTEVLPETAGRVGVTVEDRDSLVAALQQLPAQQRATVLLRHWLGLSVAEVAAELGISEGTVKSHTSRGLSALRGALSVVEP from the coding sequence GTGAGGCGCACGGAGCGCGAGGCGGCGTACGTCGAGTTCGCCACCGCGCGACGCGACCGGCTGCGCCGCATCGCCTACGGCATGTGCGGGGACTGGCACCGCGCCGACGACCTGGTCCAGAACGCGTTGGTGAAGCTGTACGTCGCCTGGCCGCGGGTGCACCGCAGCGGCACCGAGGACGCCTACGTGCGCCGGGTGCTGTTCAACGCCGCGATCGACGACTCCCGGCGCGCGGTGCGCCGGGAGCGACCGACCGAGGTGCTGCCCGAGACCGCCGGCCGGGTCGGGGTCACCGTGGAGGACCGGGACTCGCTGGTGGCGGCCCTGCAGCAGCTGCCCGCCCAGCAGCGCGCGACGGTGCTGCTGCGGCACTGGCTGGGGCTCAGCGTCGCCGAGGTGGCGGCCGAGCTCGGGATCAGCGAGGGCACGGTGAAGAGCCACACCTCGCGTGGGCTGAGCGCGTTGCGGGGCGCGCTGAGCGTGGTGGAGCCGTAG
- a CDS encoding DUF3151 domain-containing protein, whose protein sequence is MSITPGADLMAGPPPTHLPVDPAAELLASGMVAVDVVRRLPASPLAWATLAEEARAAEVDWVTVYAYARVGYHRSLDLLRRNGWKGHGPVPWDHEPNRGFLRALALLAQAADAIGETDEAERCATFLRDSSPAAADALL, encoded by the coding sequence ATGAGCATCACGCCCGGCGCCGACCTGATGGCCGGCCCCCCGCCCACCCACCTGCCCGTCGACCCCGCCGCCGAGCTGCTGGCCTCCGGCATGGTGGCCGTGGACGTCGTACGACGCCTGCCGGCCTCGCCGCTGGCCTGGGCGACCCTGGCCGAGGAGGCCCGCGCCGCCGAGGTCGACTGGGTGACCGTCTACGCCTACGCCCGCGTCGGCTACCACCGCTCCCTGGACCTGCTGCGCCGCAACGGCTGGAAGGGCCACGGCCCCGTGCCGTGGGACCACGAGCCCAACCGCGGCTTCCTGCGCGCCCTCGCCCTGCTCGCCCAAGCCGCCGACGCCATCGGCGAGACCGACGAGGCCGAGCGCTGCGCCACCTTCCTGCGCGACTCCAGCCCCGCCGCCGCCGACGCCCTGCTGTGA
- a CDS encoding diacylglycerol/lipid kinase family protein, whose product MPTPSLLLITNAEAGTADVEAVDTALAVLGAIADVEVAATSSPDELDTVLARAGAGGRRIVVAGGDGSLHAVVAALHRRGELGEAEIALLPLGTGNDFARGLGIPLEPAAAARVILEGATRRLDVVVDDTDTVTVNSVHLGAGADAGAKGAVWKERLGSVGVGKLNLGRLGYPIGTLQTALKPPTLRVRVEVDGELLVDLDQQVLMVAIGNGTSVGGGTALTPDALPHDGALDVLIATPVGTWARLAYLLRLPFASHEKHEDVKIVRGCEVRVAGTPFDCNSDGEISGPVRRRTWRVVPDAYTMVLPAESGATASGN is encoded by the coding sequence GTGCCTACCCCCTCCCTGCTGTTGATCACCAACGCGGAGGCGGGCACCGCCGACGTCGAGGCCGTCGACACCGCCCTCGCCGTGCTCGGCGCGATCGCCGACGTCGAGGTCGCCGCGACCTCCTCCCCCGACGAGCTCGACACCGTGCTCGCCCGCGCCGGCGCCGGCGGACGGCGGATCGTGGTCGCCGGCGGCGACGGCAGCCTGCATGCGGTGGTGGCCGCGCTGCACCGTCGCGGCGAGCTGGGCGAGGCCGAGATCGCCCTGCTCCCCCTGGGCACCGGCAACGACTTCGCCCGCGGGCTCGGCATCCCGTTGGAGCCCGCCGCGGCTGCGCGGGTGATCCTCGAGGGCGCCACCCGCCGCCTCGACGTGGTCGTCGACGACACCGACACGGTGACCGTCAACAGCGTGCACCTCGGCGCCGGCGCCGACGCCGGCGCGAAGGGCGCGGTCTGGAAGGAGCGGCTCGGCTCCGTCGGCGTCGGCAAGCTCAACCTCGGCCGGCTGGGCTACCCGATCGGGACGCTGCAGACCGCCCTCAAGCCGCCCACGCTGCGGGTGCGGGTCGAGGTCGACGGCGAGCTGCTGGTCGACCTCGACCAGCAGGTGCTGATGGTCGCGATCGGCAACGGCACCTCCGTCGGTGGCGGCACCGCGCTGACCCCCGACGCGCTGCCGCACGACGGCGCCCTCGACGTGCTCATCGCGACCCCGGTCGGCACCTGGGCGCGCCTGGCCTACCTGCTGCGCCTGCCGTTCGCCAGCCACGAGAAGCACGAGGACGTGAAGATCGTCCGCGGCTGTGAGGTCCGGGTGGCGGGCACGCCGTTCGACTGCAACAGCGACGGCGAGATCTCCGGCCCCGTGCGTCGACGCACCTGGCGCGTCGTGCCGGACGCGTACACGATGGTGCTGCCCGCCGAGTCGGGAGCCACGGCCTCCGGCAACTAG
- a CDS encoding type IV toxin-antitoxin system AbiEi family antitoxin domain-containing protein translates to MDPRVTAAIAANDGLITRARALDLGLSPGEVRRLLRHHEWVPLRRGIYTPAETWAELDEHVGRPLLLARAAVLAMRRGWVLSHDSAAHALGMPILAARDGFVHMTRPGWTNAWTENGVKHHLARYADQQVLRVGGVPVLDRARTAVDIAREHGILAGIVACDSALRAGATRAELEAAYVIMQCWPGVKAARRSVALADPGAQTPHESLGRHLVIEAGIGEPETQFPVRTQRGIAWCDIRVGHHVIETDGRLKYRSLERGGVAHDVEEAVWEEKLRERAVSDRGLVVSRVVWADHWGPRRADAVRRLRSAQAEADARFGRELSPTLAAEAERIRREHSARRPA, encoded by the coding sequence GTGGACCCACGCGTCACCGCCGCCATCGCCGCCAACGACGGTCTCATCACCCGCGCTCGCGCGCTCGACCTCGGCCTGAGCCCCGGCGAGGTACGACGCCTGCTCCGGCACCACGAGTGGGTGCCGCTGCGCCGCGGCATCTACACGCCGGCTGAGACCTGGGCCGAGCTCGACGAGCACGTCGGCCGCCCGCTGCTTCTGGCCCGCGCCGCCGTGCTCGCGATGCGTCGCGGGTGGGTGCTCAGCCACGACTCGGCGGCGCACGCGCTCGGCATGCCGATCCTGGCCGCGCGGGACGGGTTCGTGCACATGACGCGCCCGGGCTGGACGAACGCGTGGACCGAGAACGGCGTCAAGCACCACCTCGCCCGGTACGCCGACCAGCAGGTGCTGCGCGTCGGCGGGGTGCCGGTGCTCGACCGGGCCCGGACGGCGGTCGACATCGCCCGCGAGCACGGCATCCTGGCCGGGATCGTCGCGTGCGACTCCGCCCTGCGCGCCGGTGCGACCCGCGCCGAGCTCGAGGCCGCCTACGTGATCATGCAGTGCTGGCCCGGTGTGAAGGCGGCGCGGCGCAGCGTCGCGCTCGCCGACCCGGGTGCGCAGACGCCGCACGAGTCGCTCGGCCGGCACCTCGTCATCGAGGCCGGGATCGGCGAGCCCGAGACGCAGTTCCCGGTCCGCACGCAGCGCGGCATCGCGTGGTGCGACATCCGCGTCGGTCACCACGTCATCGAGACCGACGGCCGGCTCAAGTACCGGTCCCTCGAGCGCGGCGGGGTCGCCCACGATGTGGAGGAGGCCGTCTGGGAGGAGAAGCTGCGTGAGCGCGCGGTGAGCGACCGCGGCCTCGTGGTCAGCCGTGTCGTCTGGGCCGACCACTGGGGTCCGCGCCGCGCGGACGCCGTACGACGGCTGCGGTCCGCGCAGGCCGAGGCCGATGCCCGGTTCGGCCGTGAGCTGTCGCCGACGCTAGCAGCGGAGGCGGAGCGGATCCGGCGCGAGCACAGCGCCCGTCGGCCCGCCTGA
- the lysS gene encoding lysine--tRNA ligase: MARGQRDQQTDPTDWVTRTADLALRHAEQVNGGTLPEVVTCASGISPSGPIHLGNLREFLTVHFVAEEIRRRGITVRHLHSWDDYDRFRKVPAGVDPSFAEHIGKPLTAVPDPTGEFENWAERFKAPLRAALADLGCDMVEVNQTEMYRAGAYREQVLTAIRKRGEIESVMSRFRTKKADPVEDGESTAESTAEVEGGAGTSEDLARFPYKPYCRGCGRDTVTLTSYDDDTTDLAYTCDACGESHVTNVATQNEGKLVWKVDWPMRWTYEGVHFEPGGVDHASPGSSYTVGKEIVGPIFGGTAPSFVGYSFVGVAGMPKMSSSKGGVPTAAEALRILEAPILRWLYVRRQPKQAFNVDFGVEVLRLYDEWDALTKKAAVPEKRDAAVLAWERASATSTAGTLPTPAVPVPFRMLSSIADVTAGSREIIARTVGASEADLEPRLTKAATWITDYVDPEDRTTVRTEADTARLSALTPEESRWLELLLAGLPADFTDTDALTSLIYGVPKLARGLSVDDAPTDEVKADQKAFFKLLYELLVAAERGPRLPTLFAALGDDRVRALLTA, translated from the coding sequence GTGGCACGAGGACAGCGCGATCAGCAGACCGACCCGACCGACTGGGTGACCCGCACCGCCGACCTGGCGCTGCGACACGCCGAGCAGGTCAACGGCGGCACCCTGCCCGAGGTCGTCACCTGCGCCTCCGGGATCAGCCCGTCCGGCCCGATCCACCTCGGCAACCTGCGCGAGTTCCTCACCGTGCACTTCGTCGCCGAGGAGATCCGCCGCCGCGGCATCACCGTGCGCCACCTGCACAGCTGGGACGACTACGACCGGTTCCGCAAGGTGCCCGCCGGCGTCGACCCGTCCTTCGCCGAGCACATCGGCAAGCCGCTGACCGCCGTGCCCGACCCGACGGGCGAGTTCGAGAACTGGGCCGAGCGGTTCAAGGCGCCGCTGCGCGCCGCGCTCGCCGACCTCGGCTGCGACATGGTCGAGGTCAACCAGACCGAGATGTACCGCGCCGGCGCCTACCGCGAGCAGGTGCTCACCGCGATCCGCAAGCGCGGCGAGATCGAGTCGGTCATGTCCCGGTTCCGCACCAAGAAGGCCGACCCGGTCGAGGACGGCGAGTCGACCGCCGAGTCGACCGCCGAGGTGGAGGGCGGTGCCGGCACCAGCGAGGACCTGGCCCGCTTCCCCTACAAGCCCTACTGCCGCGGGTGTGGCCGCGACACGGTCACGTTGACGTCGTACGACGACGACACGACGGACCTGGCCTACACCTGCGACGCCTGCGGGGAGTCTCACGTGACCAACGTGGCCACCCAGAACGAGGGCAAGCTGGTGTGGAAGGTCGACTGGCCGATGCGCTGGACCTACGAGGGCGTGCACTTCGAGCCCGGCGGCGTCGACCACGCCAGCCCGGGGTCGTCGTACACGGTCGGCAAGGAGATCGTCGGCCCGATCTTCGGCGGCACCGCGCCGTCGTTCGTCGGCTACTCGTTCGTCGGGGTCGCCGGCATGCCGAAGATGTCGTCGTCCAAGGGCGGCGTGCCGACCGCGGCCGAGGCGCTGCGGATCCTGGAGGCGCCGATCCTGCGCTGGCTCTACGTGCGCCGCCAGCCCAAGCAGGCCTTCAACGTCGACTTCGGCGTCGAGGTGCTGCGGCTGTACGACGAGTGGGACGCGCTGACCAAGAAGGCCGCCGTACCCGAGAAGCGCGACGCCGCCGTGCTCGCCTGGGAGCGGGCCTCGGCCACCTCCACCGCCGGCACCCTGCCCACCCCCGCCGTGCCCGTGCCGTTCCGCATGCTCTCCTCGATCGCCGACGTCACCGCCGGCTCCCGCGAGATCATCGCCCGCACCGTCGGTGCCAGCGAGGCGGACCTCGAGCCGCGGCTGACCAAGGCCGCCACCTGGATCACCGACTACGTCGACCCCGAGGACCGCACCACCGTGCGCACCGAGGCCGACACCGCCCGGCTGTCCGCGCTGACGCCCGAGGAGTCCCGCTGGCTGGAGCTGCTCCTCGCCGGCCTGCCCGCCGACTTCACCGACACCGACGCGTTGACCTCGCTCATCTACGGCGTGCCCAAGCTGGCCCGCGGGCTGAGCGTCGACGACGCCCCCACCGACGAGGTGAAGGCCGACCAGAAGGCCTTCTTCAAGCTGCTCTACGAGCTCCTCGTCGCCGCCGAGCGCGGCCCCCGCCTGCCCACCCTCTTCGCCGCCCTCGGCGATGACCGCGTGCGGGCTCTGCTCACCGCGTGA